In Stenotrophomonas sp. 169, one DNA window encodes the following:
- a CDS encoding DUF721 domain-containing protein — MSEPKSSGRPASTPKPALDAVMGDKTGNPLRRALWLDALDQQLRPHLPLTLRNHCRLANVNDEHLVFLVESPVWHAKLRLAEAQLIDAARSIGLKATKVTIKTASPAPPRSPAIDNRNGPHAVSAATHKGLRDALASLQDTKPSSS; from the coding sequence ATGTCTGAGCCGAAATCCAGTGGTCGTCCCGCGTCTACGCCGAAGCCGGCGCTGGATGCGGTCATGGGTGACAAAACCGGGAACCCGCTGCGTCGTGCCTTATGGCTCGATGCGTTGGACCAACAATTACGCCCCCACTTGCCGCTCACCCTGCGCAACCATTGCAGGCTGGCGAACGTGAACGACGAACACCTCGTTTTTCTCGTCGAATCCCCTGTCTGGCATGCCAAATTGCGGCTTGCCGAAGCACAGTTGATCGACGCGGCCCGGTCCATCGGGCTGAAGGCCACCAAAGTGACCATCAAGACTGCGTCCCCCGCTCCACCACGCTCCCCAGCGATCGACAACCGGAATGGACCCCACGCAGTTTCAGCCGCCACGCACAAAGGACTACGCGACGCCTTGGCCAGCCTCCAGGACACGAAACCGTCCAGCTCCTGA
- the secA gene encoding preprotein translocase subunit SecA, whose amino-acid sequence MINSLLTRVFGSRNERQLRQLNRIVAKVNALEPEMEALSDEQLQAKTPEFKQRIADGEALDKVLPEAFAVCREASRRVLGMRHYDVQLIGGMVLHLGKIAEMRTGEGKTLVATLPVYLNSLEGKGVHVVTVNDYLARRDSAQMGKLYNWLGLSVGVVYPGMPHGDKREAYGSDITYGTNNEFGFDYLRDNMALSKADRYQRGLHYAIVDEVDSILIDEARTPLIISGPADDSPELYIRVNRIVPNLVKQENEEAEGDFWIDEKGKQVHLSEAGMEHAERLLVEAGILDAETEGLYAAQNLTVVHHLNAALRAHAIYQRDVDYIVRDGEVVIVDEFTGRTLAGRRWSDGLHQAVEAKEGVPVQRENQTLASITFQNLFRMYKKLSGMTGTADTEAFEFQSIYNLEVVVIPTNRPTIRKDSPDQVFLNRQGKFNAVLADIQECNKRGQPVLVGTTSIETSEMLSEHLAKAGVQHEVLNAKQHDREATIVANAGRPGAVTIATNMAGRGTDIVLGGSLETELHEMGEEASDAQRAAAKAEWQVRHDAVKAAGGLHIVGTERHESRRIDNQLRGRSGRQGDPGSSRFYLSLEDNLMRIFASDWVQKAMRMMGMKEDDVIEDRLVSRQIEKAQRKVEAHNFDIRKNLLDFDDVNNDQRKVIYSQRDELLDADSVKDNVDGIRDDVVFDIVARFVPPNSIDEQWDLPGLEATLQSEFGLDMSVTDLVKSHEELDAEGIAQKVQERVNAHFDAKESGVGADTMRALEKHVMLTVLDQSWKEHLARMDYLRQGIYLRGYAQKQPKQEYKKEAFELFSNMLEDVKREVVTMLSRVRIRSDEEVAALEAAERQQVQARLSQSQFQHQDAGGYSADEEAAQVEAAQVAQGQGGEPKIGRNDPCPCGSGKKYKHCHGQLS is encoded by the coding sequence ATGATCAACAGCCTGCTTACCCGCGTATTCGGCAGTCGTAATGAACGACAGCTGCGCCAGCTCAATCGCATCGTCGCCAAGGTCAATGCGCTGGAGCCGGAGATGGAAGCGCTCAGCGATGAGCAGCTCCAGGCCAAGACGCCGGAATTCAAGCAGCGCATCGCCGATGGCGAGGCGTTGGACAAGGTGCTGCCGGAAGCGTTCGCTGTCTGCCGCGAAGCCAGCCGCCGTGTTCTCGGCATGCGTCATTACGACGTGCAGCTTATCGGTGGCATGGTGCTGCACCTGGGCAAGATCGCCGAGATGCGCACCGGTGAAGGCAAGACCCTGGTCGCTACGCTGCCGGTCTATCTGAACTCGCTCGAAGGCAAGGGCGTGCACGTGGTCACCGTGAACGACTACCTGGCGCGCCGCGACTCCGCGCAGATGGGCAAGCTGTACAACTGGCTGGGCCTGAGCGTGGGCGTCGTGTATCCGGGCATGCCGCACGGTGACAAGCGCGAGGCCTATGGCAGCGACATCACGTACGGCACCAATAACGAATTCGGTTTCGATTACCTGCGCGACAACATGGCGCTGTCCAAGGCCGACCGCTACCAGCGCGGCCTGCACTACGCCATTGTCGATGAAGTCGACTCCATCCTGATCGACGAAGCGCGTACCCCGCTGATCATTTCCGGTCCGGCCGATGATTCCCCGGAGCTGTACATCCGCGTAAACCGCATCGTGCCGAACCTGGTGAAGCAGGAAAACGAAGAAGCCGAGGGCGACTTCTGGATCGACGAGAAGGGCAAGCAGGTGCACCTGTCCGAAGCGGGCATGGAGCACGCCGAGCGTCTGCTGGTCGAAGCCGGCATCCTCGACGCGGAGACCGAAGGCCTGTACGCGGCACAGAACCTGACCGTCGTGCATCACCTGAATGCCGCGCTGCGCGCGCACGCCATCTACCAGCGTGACGTGGACTACATCGTGCGCGATGGCGAAGTCGTCATCGTCGATGAGTTCACTGGCCGCACCTTGGCCGGTCGTCGCTGGTCGGACGGTCTGCACCAGGCGGTGGAAGCGAAGGAAGGCGTGCCGGTACAGCGCGAGAACCAGACGCTGGCCAGCATCACGTTCCAGAATCTCTTCCGCATGTACAAGAAGCTGTCCGGCATGACCGGTACGGCCGATACCGAAGCCTTCGAGTTCCAGAGCATCTACAACCTGGAAGTGGTCGTCATCCCGACCAACCGCCCGACCATCCGCAAGGACTCGCCGGACCAGGTGTTCCTCAACCGCCAAGGCAAGTTCAACGCGGTGCTGGCCGACATCCAGGAATGCAACAAGCGGGGCCAGCCGGTGCTGGTGGGTACGACCTCGATTGAAACCTCGGAGATGCTGTCCGAACACCTGGCCAAGGCCGGTGTGCAGCATGAAGTGCTGAACGCCAAGCAGCATGACCGCGAAGCGACCATCGTCGCCAACGCCGGTCGTCCGGGTGCGGTGACCATCGCTACCAACATGGCCGGTCGCGGTACCGATATCGTGCTGGGCGGCTCGCTGGAAACCGAACTGCATGAGATGGGCGAGGAGGCCAGCGATGCCCAGCGCGCCGCGGCCAAGGCCGAGTGGCAGGTCCGGCATGACGCCGTCAAGGCCGCCGGTGGCCTGCACATCGTCGGTACCGAGCGCCACGAATCGCGTCGTATCGACAACCAGTTGCGAGGTCGTTCCGGCCGTCAGGGTGATCCGGGTTCGTCCCGTTTCTACCTGTCGCTGGAAGACAACCTGATGCGCATCTTCGCCTCCGACTGGGTGCAGAAGGCCATGCGCATGATGGGCATGAAGGAAGACGACGTCATCGAAGACCGCCTGGTCAGCCGGCAGATCGAAAAGGCCCAGCGCAAGGTCGAAGCGCACAACTTCGATATCCGCAAGAACCTGCTGGATTTCGACGACGTCAACAACGACCAGCGCAAGGTGATCTACTCGCAGCGCGATGAACTGCTGGATGCCGATTCGGTCAAGGACAACGTCGATGGCATCCGCGACGACGTGGTGTTCGACATCGTCGCCCGCTTCGTGCCGCCGAACTCGATCGATGAACAGTGGGACCTGCCGGGCCTGGAAGCCACGCTGCAGTCCGAGTTCGGCCTCGACATGTCGGTCACCGACCTGGTCAAGAGCCACGAAGAGCTTGACGCCGAAGGCATCGCGCAGAAGGTGCAGGAGCGCGTCAACGCGCATTTCGATGCAAAGGAAAGTGGCGTCGGTGCAGACACCATGCGCGCGCTGGAGAAGCACGTGATGCTGACCGTGCTCGACCAGAGCTGGAAGGAGCATCTGGCTCGCATGGATTACCTGCGCCAGGGCATTTACCTGCGCGGCTATGCGCAGAAGCAGCCGAAGCAGGAGTACAAGAAGGAAGCGTTCGAGCTGTTCTCCAACATGTTGGAAGACGTGAAGCGCGAAGTGGTGACGATGTTGTCGCGCGTGCGCATCCGCAGCGACGAGGAAGTGGCGGCCCTGGAAGCCGCGGAGCGTCAGCAGGTACAGGCGCGCCTCAGCCAGTCGCAGTTCCAGCATCAGGATGCCGGCGGCTACAGCGCCGACGAAGAAGCCGCGCAGGTGGAAGCCGCGCAGGTCGCGCAGGGCCAGGGCGGCGAGCCGAAGATCGGCCGCAATGACCCCTGCCCTTGTGGCAGCGGCAAGAAGTACAAGCACTGCCACGGTCAGCTGAGCTGA
- a CDS encoding M23 family metallopeptidase has protein sequence MAFKKIVIKTRDGKAKTPLARLRFYFEDRPRALLGSVLGMGCIIGFAGGMGANLLGDSRLQAKVDRQERELAQVRLQSQTEVNALAARLGELQAQATRLNALGERLTQMGKLEDGEFDFQETPGLGEGDAGGPTVDIPVKDINADLQVLEQRFAASGSQLSVMESLMFDHQLQQNAVPSRMPIRNSYVTSSFGTRADPFGRGARSHKGIDFHAKVGDPVMSVAEGVVSFSGVKGGYGNVVDVDHGNGYVTRYAHNSRLVVKVGDLVRAGQEVAKAGSTGRSTGAHVHFEVWESGRVVNPRKFLGDGGNTPVGRVSRG, from the coding sequence ATGGCATTCAAAAAGATCGTAATCAAAACGCGTGATGGAAAGGCAAAAACGCCCCTTGCGCGTCTTCGCTTCTACTTCGAGGATCGTCCCCGCGCCCTGCTGGGCAGCGTGCTGGGCATGGGCTGCATTATCGGCTTCGCCGGTGGAATGGGGGCCAACCTGCTGGGCGATTCCCGCCTGCAGGCCAAGGTAGACCGCCAGGAGCGTGAACTCGCCCAGGTCCGCCTGCAGTCGCAGACCGAGGTGAACGCCCTTGCGGCGCGCCTTGGGGAGCTCCAGGCACAAGCCACCCGCCTCAATGCGCTGGGTGAGCGCCTGACCCAGATGGGCAAGCTGGAAGACGGCGAGTTCGACTTCCAGGAAACCCCCGGCCTGGGTGAAGGCGACGCCGGCGGTCCGACCGTGGATATCCCGGTCAAGGACATCAACGCCGACTTACAGGTGCTGGAGCAGCGATTCGCTGCTTCAGGCAGCCAGCTCTCGGTGATGGAATCGCTGATGTTCGACCATCAGCTGCAGCAGAACGCCGTGCCCTCGCGCATGCCGATCCGCAACAGCTATGTCACGTCCAGCTTCGGCACCCGTGCTGATCCGTTCGGTCGCGGTGCACGCAGTCACAAAGGCATTGATTTCCATGCCAAGGTCGGTGATCCGGTGATGTCCGTCGCCGAAGGCGTGGTCAGCTTCTCCGGTGTGAAGGGCGGCTACGGCAACGTCGTCGATGTGGATCACGGCAACGGTTACGTGACCCGCTACGCGCACAATTCGCGCCTGGTGGTGAAGGTGGGTGACCTGGTCCGTGCCGGTCAGGAAGTGGCCAAGGCCGGTTCCACCGGTCGTTCCACCGGTGCCCATGTGCACTTCGAAGTCTGGGAGAGCGGGCGTGTGGTCAATCCGCGCAAGTTCCTGGGTGACGGCGGCAACACCCCGGTCGGTCGCGTTTCGCGCGGCTGA
- a CDS encoding D-alanine--D-alanine ligase encodes MTAFNFPAPRTTDPAVFGRVGVLLGGTSSEREVSLDSGRNVLEALQARGINAFAIDGIPALANALAAGEVDRVFNILHGHNGGGEDGIVQGLMEAFGVPYTGSDVLGSALSMDKIRTKQVWLSVGLPTPQYRKVTAENVHAQAAELGLPVVVKPANEGSSVGISRVFDDAGLDEAVALATRYDGQLLMEQMVVGDELTVGILGDVALPSIRIVPKGQWYDYDAKYKADDTEYLCPGLRDADEEEIRRLALAAFRAAGCRGWGRVDVMRDRTSGRLYLLEVNTAPGMTSHSLVPKAAGQAGIGFEDLVWRVLEQTLATTVQENGHA; translated from the coding sequence ATGACCGCTTTCAACTTCCCCGCACCCCGCACGACCGACCCGGCCGTGTTCGGTCGTGTCGGTGTGTTGCTGGGTGGCACGTCCAGCGAACGCGAGGTGTCGCTGGATTCCGGTCGCAACGTGCTCGAAGCGCTGCAGGCGCGCGGCATCAACGCATTCGCCATCGATGGCATCCCGGCACTGGCCAACGCGCTGGCCGCGGGCGAAGTGGACCGCGTGTTCAACATCCTCCACGGCCACAATGGCGGCGGTGAGGACGGCATCGTGCAGGGCCTGATGGAAGCGTTCGGCGTGCCGTACACCGGCTCGGACGTGTTGGGCTCGGCGCTGAGCATGGACAAGATCCGGACCAAGCAGGTGTGGCTGTCGGTCGGCCTGCCCACGCCGCAGTACCGCAAGGTCACCGCGGAAAACGTGCACGCGCAGGCCGCCGAGCTCGGCTTGCCGGTGGTGGTGAAGCCGGCCAATGAAGGGTCCAGCGTAGGCATCAGCCGGGTCTTCGACGATGCCGGCCTGGACGAGGCGGTGGCCCTTGCCACGCGCTACGACGGCCAGCTGCTGATGGAGCAGATGGTGGTCGGCGACGAGCTGACCGTCGGCATCCTCGGCGATGTTGCGCTGCCGTCGATCCGTATCGTGCCCAAGGGCCAGTGGTACGACTACGACGCCAAGTACAAGGCCGATGACACCGAATATCTGTGCCCAGGCCTGCGCGATGCCGACGAAGAGGAGATCCGTCGCCTCGCCCTGGCTGCGTTCCGCGCTGCAGGCTGCCGTGGATGGGGCCGGGTGGATGTGATGCGCGACCGCACCAGCGGCCGCCTGTACCTGCTGGAAGTGAACACCGCGCCGGGCATGACCAGCCATTCGCTGGTGCCCAAAGCCGCAGGCCAGGCCGGGATCGGCTTTGAAGACCTGGTCTGGCGTGTGCTCGAACAGACCCTCGCCACTACAGTGCAGGAGAACGGTCACGCATGA
- a CDS encoding cell division protein FtsQ/DivIB: MNAVLRIFVWLLALSVVALPVVAVLNGWVGAERWPLAKLRVHGEFKRVPAEQLQKVLLPYAHAGFFAVKLQDAQDSIERLPWVESARVRKQWPDVLEVTLVEHKPFARWGGDRLLSEQGKLFPTPKKLADLQLPQLDGPDSQTEEVVSLYNDARALFAPSGLDVSRLTMDARGSWSLLLSNGTEVVVGRDDARSRLQRYVRVLPQLASQAAPIERADLRYTNGFTLSWGEAPAPEPKKTQDRT; the protein is encoded by the coding sequence ATGAACGCGGTGCTGCGCATCTTCGTCTGGCTGTTGGCCCTGTCGGTGGTGGCCCTGCCCGTCGTGGCCGTGCTCAACGGCTGGGTCGGCGCCGAGCGCTGGCCGTTGGCGAAGCTGCGCGTGCACGGTGAGTTCAAGCGCGTGCCGGCGGAGCAGTTGCAGAAGGTGCTGTTGCCTTACGCGCACGCCGGCTTCTTCGCGGTGAAGCTGCAGGATGCACAGGACAGCATCGAGCGCCTGCCGTGGGTGGAAAGCGCACGCGTGCGCAAGCAGTGGCCGGATGTGCTGGAAGTCACCCTGGTCGAGCACAAGCCGTTCGCGCGATGGGGCGGCGATCGCCTGCTTTCCGAGCAGGGCAAGCTGTTCCCCACGCCGAAAAAACTGGCCGACCTGCAGCTGCCGCAGCTGGACGGTCCGGACAGCCAGACCGAAGAAGTGGTGTCGCTGTACAACGATGCGCGGGCGTTGTTCGCGCCATCCGGGCTGGACGTCAGCCGCCTGACGATGGATGCACGCGGCAGCTGGTCGCTGCTGCTCAGCAACGGCACCGAAGTCGTGGTGGGCCGCGACGATGCGCGCTCACGCCTGCAGCGCTACGTACGCGTGCTGCCCCAGCTCGCCAGCCAGGCCGCGCCGATCGAGCGCGCCGACCTCCGATACACCAATGGCTTCACCCTCAGTTGGGGTGAAGCACCGGCGCCAGAGCCGAAAAAAACGCAGGACAGGACATGA
- the ftsZ gene encoding cell division protein FtsZ, whose protein sequence is MAHFELIEKMAPNAVIKVVGVGGGGGNAVAHMVNSAVDGVEFITANTDSQAIKNCGAKLQLQLGTNVTKGLGAGANPEVGRQAALEDRERIIDALQGADMVFITAGMGGGTGTGAAPVVAQLAKEMGILTVAVVTKPFPFEGRRRMQVALKGIEELSQHCDSLITIPNEKLITVLGRNATMIQAFRAANDVLQGAVQGIADLIVRPGLINVDFADVRTVMSEMGLAMMGTGTARGDDRAQAAAESAIQNPLLDDVNLAGANGILVNITAGADFTMAEFDEIGRTIDGFASEDATVVVGTVLDPDMQDEVRVTVVATGLNRVAAGKSQRPGERAPIKLVRNATTGQPEFSDFDNGGDAVSKAVGGVGLGLRRASSDSVAASSSSSASSSSSSSSSASAGSTPTAELPNDYLDIPAFLRRQAD, encoded by the coding sequence ATGGCGCATTTTGAATTGATCGAAAAGATGGCACCCAATGCGGTGATCAAGGTCGTTGGCGTGGGCGGTGGCGGCGGAAACGCTGTAGCGCACATGGTCAACTCAGCGGTGGATGGCGTGGAGTTCATCACCGCCAACACCGACTCGCAGGCCATCAAGAATTGCGGTGCGAAGCTGCAGCTGCAGCTGGGCACCAACGTCACCAAGGGCCTGGGCGCCGGTGCGAACCCGGAAGTGGGTCGCCAGGCTGCGCTGGAAGATCGCGAGCGCATCATCGACGCGCTGCAGGGCGCGGACATGGTCTTCATCACCGCCGGCATGGGCGGTGGCACCGGCACGGGCGCTGCACCGGTGGTGGCGCAGTTGGCCAAGGAGATGGGCATCCTGACCGTTGCCGTGGTCACCAAGCCGTTCCCGTTCGAAGGCCGTCGCCGCATGCAGGTTGCGCTGAAGGGCATCGAAGAACTGAGCCAGCACTGCGATTCGCTGATCACCATCCCCAACGAAAAGCTGATCACCGTCCTGGGCCGCAACGCCACCATGATCCAGGCGTTCCGTGCCGCCAACGACGTGCTGCAGGGCGCCGTGCAGGGCATCGCCGATCTGATCGTGCGTCCGGGCCTGATCAACGTCGACTTCGCCGACGTGCGCACCGTGATGTCCGAAATGGGCCTGGCGATGATGGGTACCGGTACCGCCCGCGGTGATGACCGTGCGCAGGCCGCTGCCGAGTCGGCCATCCAGAACCCGCTGCTGGACGATGTGAACCTGGCCGGTGCCAACGGCATCCTGGTCAACATCACCGCCGGTGCCGACTTCACCATGGCCGAATTCGACGAGATCGGCCGCACCATCGACGGCTTCGCTTCGGAAGACGCCACCGTGGTGGTCGGCACCGTGCTCGATCCGGACATGCAGGACGAAGTGCGCGTCACCGTGGTCGCGACCGGCCTCAACCGCGTGGCCGCCGGCAAGAGCCAGCGTCCGGGCGAGCGTGCGCCGATCAAGCTGGTCCGCAACGCCACCACCGGCCAGCCGGAGTTCTCCGACTTCGACAACGGCGGTGACGCGGTGTCCAAGGCGGTTGGCGGTGTCGGTCTGGGCCTGCGTCGCGCGAGCAGCGACAGCGTAGCGGCGTCCTCTTCGTCCAGCGCGTCGTCTTCGTCGTCCAGCAGCTCGAGCGCCAGCGCGGGCAGCACGCCGACCGCCGAACTGCCCAACGATTACCTGGACATCCCGGCGTTCCTGCGCCGCCAGGCCGACTGA
- the ftsA gene encoding cell division protein FtsA — protein sequence MNRKGDKSLIVGLDIGTSKVVALVGEYSPGNPIEVIGIGSHESRGLKRGVVVDIESTVQSIQRAVEEAELMAGCEIRSVYASISGNHVQCKNSPGIVPIRDGEVTWGDLDRVLDAAKAVAIPADQKILHAIPREYVLDDSQEGIRNPVGMTGVRLEVHAHLVVCAQSAAANISKCVQRCGLQVDDLVLSSLASSVAVLTADERELGVVLVDMGAGTTDIAVFVQGAICHTASLPIAGDHVTNDIAHMLRTPTPEAEQIKVRYACALAQLATAEESIQVPSVGDRPPRRMPRHALAQAVQGRYEEIFEMVQAELRRSGFEELVRAGMVLTGGASKMEGVVELAEEMLQMPVRVGIPQHVTGLGEVVGNPVHATGVGLLLMGSQIEHPRRPSLPAGRAGSMFKKLKTWFRGEF from the coding sequence ATGAATCGCAAGGGTGATAAATCGTTGATCGTCGGGCTCGACATCGGCACCTCCAAGGTGGTGGCGCTGGTGGGTGAGTACTCGCCGGGCAACCCCATCGAGGTGATCGGCATCGGTTCGCACGAATCGCGCGGGCTCAAGCGCGGCGTGGTGGTGGACATCGAGTCCACGGTGCAGTCGATTCAGCGTGCGGTGGAAGAGGCCGAGCTGATGGCTGGTTGCGAGATCCGCTCGGTGTACGCGTCGATCTCCGGCAACCACGTGCAGTGCAAGAACTCGCCCGGGATCGTCCCGATCCGCGACGGCGAAGTGACGTGGGGCGACCTGGACCGCGTGCTCGACGCAGCCAAGGCCGTGGCGATTCCGGCTGACCAGAAGATCCTGCATGCGATCCCGCGCGAGTATGTGCTGGACGATTCGCAGGAAGGCATCCGCAACCCCGTCGGCATGACCGGCGTACGCCTGGAAGTGCATGCCCACCTGGTGGTGTGCGCGCAGTCGGCTGCCGCCAACATCAGCAAGTGCGTGCAGCGCTGCGGCCTGCAGGTGGACGATCTGGTGCTGTCCTCGCTGGCCTCCAGCGTCGCCGTGCTGACCGCCGACGAGCGCGAGCTCGGCGTGGTGCTGGTCGACATGGGCGCCGGCACCACCGACATCGCCGTGTTCGTGCAGGGCGCGATCTGCCACACCGCGTCGTTGCCGATCGCCGGTGACCATGTCACCAATGACATTGCCCACATGCTGCGCACGCCGACCCCGGAAGCGGAGCAGATCAAAGTGCGTTACGCCTGCGCGCTGGCGCAGCTGGCGACGGCCGAAGAAAGCATCCAGGTGCCGAGCGTCGGCGATCGGCCGCCACGTCGCATGCCGCGCCACGCGCTGGCGCAGGCGGTGCAGGGACGTTACGAGGAAATCTTCGAGATGGTGCAGGCCGAACTGCGTCGCTCCGGTTTCGAAGAGCTGGTCCGCGCCGGCATGGTGCTGACCGGCGGTGCATCGAAGATGGAAGGTGTGGTCGAACTGGCCGAAGAGATGCTGCAGATGCCGGTACGTGTGGGCATCCCGCAGCATGTCACCGGCCTGGGCGAAGTGGTGGGCAACCCCGTGCATGCAACCGGCGTCGGCCTGTTGCTGATGGGAAGCCAGATCGAACACCCGCGTCGGCCGTCGCTGCCGGCAGGCCGTGCGGGCAGCATGTTCAAGAAACTGAAAACCTGGTTCCGCGGCGAATTCTGA
- the lpxC gene encoding UDP-3-O-acyl-N-acetylglucosamine deacetylase has translation MIPQRTLKNTIRATGVGLHSGDKVYMTLRPAPVNHGIVFRRVDLDPVVDVPAKAELVTEVTLCTGLTCNDAKIQTVEHLMSALAGLGVDNIIVELSSAELPIMDGSSGPFVFLLQSAGIIEQDAAKRFIRVLKTVEVTEGDKVARFDPYEGYKLGFTIQFDHPMIPAKQSRQEIEFSTMAYTKEISRARTFGFMRDLEYMRERNLGLGGSMDNAIVLDEFRVLNEDGLRYADEFVRHKILDAIGDLYLAGGQVLGAYEGFKSGHALNNKLVRALMADASAWEWVSYESPAAAEPVAYGAQAYA, from the coding sequence ATGATTCCGCAACGCACCCTCAAGAACACGATCCGCGCCACCGGCGTTGGCCTGCACAGCGGCGACAAGGTCTACATGACCCTGCGCCCGGCACCGGTCAACCATGGCATCGTGTTCCGCCGCGTGGACCTGGACCCGGTCGTCGATGTTCCGGCCAAGGCCGAGCTGGTGACCGAAGTGACCCTGTGCACCGGGCTGACCTGCAACGACGCCAAGATCCAGACCGTCGAACACCTGATGTCAGCGTTGGCCGGCCTGGGTGTGGACAACATCATTGTCGAACTGTCCTCGGCCGAGCTGCCGATCATGGACGGTTCGTCCGGCCCGTTCGTGTTCCTGCTGCAGTCGGCGGGCATCATCGAACAGGACGCCGCCAAGCGCTTCATCCGCGTACTGAAGACCGTGGAAGTCACTGAAGGTGACAAGGTCGCGCGCTTTGATCCCTACGAGGGCTACAAGCTCGGTTTCACCATCCAGTTCGATCACCCGATGATCCCCGCCAAGCAGTCGCGGCAGGAAATCGAGTTCTCCACGATGGCCTATACCAAGGAAATCTCCCGCGCCCGGACCTTCGGTTTCATGCGTGACCTGGAGTACATGCGCGAGCGCAACCTGGGCCTGGGCGGTTCGATGGACAACGCCATCGTGCTGGACGAGTTCCGGGTGCTGAACGAAGACGGCCTGCGCTATGCCGACGAATTCGTGCGGCACAAGATCCTGGACGCCATCGGCGATCTGTACCTTGCCGGCGGCCAGGTGCTGGGGGCCTATGAAGGGTTCAAGTCCGGTCATGCGCTGAACAACAAGCTGGTGCGGGCCTTGATGGCCGATGCCAGCGCGTGGGAGTGGGTGAGCTACGAATCCCCCGCCGCTGCCGAGCCCGTTGCCTACGGTGCTCAGGCCTACGCCTGA